In Sporosarcina psychrophila, a genomic segment contains:
- the gmk gene encoding guanylate kinase — protein sequence MYKQRGLLIVLSGPSGVGKGTVRKELFTQPDTNYEYSISMTTRSPREGEVDGSDYFFKSRAEFEQLVEEDRLLEYAEYVGNYYGTPLDYVNATLDAGRDVFLEIEVVGAAQVRAKVPDGLFIFLAPPSLSELEDRLVGRGTEEADVIATRILKAREELEMMNLYDYVVENDEVTNACDRINAIVTAEHCRRERVEKIYLGMLKGE from the coding sequence ATGTACAAACAACGTGGGCTTCTAATTGTTCTATCTGGACCTTCGGGTGTGGGCAAAGGGACGGTTCGAAAAGAGCTTTTTACACAACCTGATACGAATTATGAATACTCGATTTCAATGACGACGAGAAGTCCACGCGAAGGTGAAGTGGATGGCTCCGATTATTTTTTCAAATCGCGGGCTGAATTCGAACAGTTGGTTGAAGAAGATAGACTTCTTGAATATGCTGAATACGTAGGCAATTATTACGGTACTCCGCTTGATTATGTTAATGCAACGCTTGACGCTGGGAGAGACGTATTCCTCGAAATCGAGGTTGTCGGAGCGGCACAAGTGCGTGCCAAAGTTCCAGACGGATTATTCATTTTCCTTGCACCGCCAAGTTTATCTGAACTCGAAGACAGACTTGTAGGAAGAGGTACTGAAGAAGCGGATGTCATTGCAACACGTATTTTGAAAGCGCGTGAAGAACTTGAAATGATGAACTTGTACGATTATGTCGTAGAAAACGACGAAGTGACAAACGCTTGCGATCGCATCAATGCCATTGTCACTGCCGAACATTGCCGCAGAGAACGTGTAGAAAAAATCTATCTAGGTATGCTGAAAGGGGAATAA
- a CDS encoding Rqc2 family fibronectin-binding protein codes for MAFDGLFTTAMVQELQVLKNGRISKIHQPNAQEVVFLIRADGKNQKLLISIHSAYSRIQLTEEAITNPSEPPMFCMVLRKHLEGGSITSIGQFGTDRIITIDVKAKNEIGDDINRRLYVEIMGRHSNLLLVDPDRDIIVDSMKHLPPSVNSYRTILPGQPFIPAPPQDKTDPFAVTEEQFNGLLPELESAREVVQRFSGFSPVNAEELLYRLKNAPEANKFIVFTSLLGSFKGIASTPNISEIGTKTVFSATALTHSDKTIAEYKTLGDLLDKVYFARAERERVKSQAADLERWLDNEVAKLNLKVKKLVKEREAAGKLDTFQLYGELLTANSYAIEKGATEAIVANYYEEGTTVTIPLDPRKSPIDNAQRFYSRYSKAKTALIMIAEQLEKTAEDIAYFEMIKQQVLQASPIDIAEIREELAELGFLKARKSKKKLKPKKPVPETYVSSTGVKISVGKNNKQNDYLTFKIASREQTWLHTKDIPGSHVVIHEADPDEETIREAAILSAYFSKARGSSAVPVDYTEVRHVKKPNGSKPGFVIYFEQRTILVTPDEDIVMKLRK; via the coding sequence ATGGCATTTGATGGTTTATTCACAACGGCTATGGTGCAGGAGCTACAAGTCTTGAAAAATGGACGTATCTCCAAAATCCATCAGCCGAACGCACAAGAAGTCGTATTTCTAATCCGTGCAGACGGTAAAAATCAAAAACTACTTATTTCAATTCACTCGGCGTATTCACGTATTCAGTTGACAGAAGAAGCGATTACAAATCCTTCTGAACCGCCTATGTTTTGCATGGTTCTTCGTAAACACTTAGAAGGTGGGTCGATTACTTCCATCGGCCAATTCGGGACGGATAGGATTATCACGATTGACGTGAAGGCGAAAAATGAAATTGGTGATGATATTAACAGACGATTGTATGTCGAAATCATGGGCAGGCACAGTAACTTGCTGCTTGTAGATCCCGACCGCGACATCATCGTTGATAGTATGAAACACTTGCCACCATCGGTAAATAGTTACCGAACAATATTACCGGGTCAACCTTTCATACCAGCTCCTCCGCAGGATAAAACAGATCCATTTGCGGTAACTGAAGAACAATTTAACGGGTTGCTACCAGAGTTAGAAAGTGCCCGTGAAGTCGTCCAACGATTTTCAGGCTTTTCACCAGTTAATGCGGAGGAATTATTATACCGCTTAAAAAATGCTCCAGAAGCGAATAAATTCATCGTTTTCACATCACTCCTTGGATCATTCAAAGGAATAGCTAGCACACCAAATATTTCGGAAATTGGTACAAAAACCGTATTTTCAGCGACAGCGCTAACACATTCCGATAAGACGATTGCGGAATACAAGACGCTGGGTGATTTGCTGGATAAAGTGTATTTCGCTCGTGCTGAAAGAGAACGTGTGAAGTCACAAGCCGCGGACTTAGAGCGTTGGCTCGACAATGAAGTTGCTAAACTGAATTTGAAAGTGAAGAAACTCGTAAAAGAAAGAGAAGCCGCTGGAAAGCTAGATACATTCCAACTTTATGGAGAATTACTTACTGCCAATAGTTATGCCATTGAAAAAGGTGCAACGGAAGCAATTGTCGCCAACTATTACGAGGAAGGGACAACTGTAACCATACCGCTTGATCCTAGAAAATCACCAATTGATAACGCGCAACGGTTTTATTCTAGGTATTCCAAAGCGAAAACAGCACTTATCATGATTGCTGAACAGCTTGAAAAAACGGCAGAAGATATCGCCTACTTTGAAATGATTAAACAGCAAGTGTTACAAGCATCCCCTATAGACATCGCAGAAATACGTGAAGAGTTGGCGGAACTTGGTTTTCTGAAGGCCCGCAAGTCGAAAAAGAAACTGAAACCGAAAAAACCAGTACCTGAAACATATGTATCATCTACTGGTGTGAAAATTTCAGTGGGCAAGAACAATAAGCAAAATGACTATTTAACATTTAAAATTGCATCCCGGGAACAAACTTGGCTCCATACTAAGGATATCCCTGGATCACACGTTGTCATACACGAGGCGGATCCAGACGAAGAGACAATTCGTGAAGCGGCTATCCTTTCTGCTTATTTCAGCAAAGCCCGCGGATCATCAGCAGTACCTGTTGACTACACAGAAGTCAGGCATGTGAAAAAGCCGAACGGATCTAAGCCTGGATTTGTTATTTATTTTGAACAAAGGACTATATTAGTTACGCCAGATGAGGATATTGTTATGAAACTACGAAAATAA
- a CDS encoding XRE family transcriptional regulator, translating into MTNLVQGLFSRRLKRLRERNKITMVELAEAIGMSQAAISEWEKGNKFPRAGALQQLAHYFDVPMEYFFKENAYPIAETVNIPCLPSISAGVLSLTDGIECDEIEFIKLPVSFLGEHSKDEDLIAFKVNGESMNLLFPDGSPIVALQIGRDKLENGDIAVYCFGNEYAVRRYRRIEQQQVIVLSPESTNKSFHDCIVPYKAESGLEIIAKIIWYGVSV; encoded by the coding sequence ATGACCAATCTGGTACAAGGCTTATTTTCCAGACGTTTGAAGCGATTGAGGGAAAGAAATAAAATAACGATGGTGGAACTTGCCGAAGCGATTGGGATGAGCCAAGCAGCAATCTCAGAATGGGAAAAGGGAAATAAATTTCCAAGGGCTGGAGCTTTACAACAATTGGCGCATTACTTTGATGTCCCAATGGAATATTTCTTTAAAGAAAACGCTTATCCTATTGCAGAGACGGTAAATATTCCGTGCTTACCAAGCATTTCGGCAGGTGTTCTCTCACTTACAGATGGTATCGAATGTGATGAGATTGAATTTATAAAGCTACCTGTCAGTTTCTTAGGGGAGCACTCGAAAGACGAAGATCTAATAGCATTTAAAGTAAATGGAGAAAGTATGAATTTGTTATTTCCTGATGGGTCTCCCATCGTTGCTTTACAAATTGGACGAGATAAACTGGAAAATGGTGATATAGCCGTTTACTGTTTTGGGAATGAATATGCCGTCAGGCGCTATAGAAGAATTGAACAGCAACAAGTGATTGTATTGAGTCCGGAATCAACAAATAAAAGCTTTCATGATTGTATAGTCCCTTACAAAGCGGAGAGTGGCTTAGAGATAATTGCTAAAATAATTTGGTATGGTGTATCCGTTTAG
- a CDS encoding helix-turn-helix transcriptional regulator — translation MISENGVPFYLIQTLHSLRLKYGMNSIDLAERIGVSLTTYEEWEKDSSAISFNHMLKLEEVFQMPSKYIYFGKDITLSNPERTNRK, via the coding sequence GTGATATCTGAAAATGGAGTGCCATTTTACCTCATCCAAACACTTCATTCTTTACGATTGAAATATGGGATGAATTCTATTGATCTCGCCGAAAGAATAGGAGTCAGCCTAACTACATACGAAGAGTGGGAAAAAGATTCTTCTGCCATCTCGTTTAATCATATGTTGAAGCTAGAAGAAGTATTTCAAATGCCCTCGAAGTATATTTATTTCGGTAAAGATATAACTTTAAGTAATCCTGAAAGAACGAATAGAAAGTAA